The Telopea speciosissima isolate NSW1024214 ecotype Mountain lineage chromosome 11, Tspe_v1, whole genome shotgun sequence genome includes the window AGAATGGCTCCCCTGAATCCAAGACCGAAGAAGAATCAGACACCGATGCACTTGGCGGCGGTGACACGACCGAGCCTCTCCGGTCCAGGACCCCTATCCATGAGCCAGACCTTCCCCCCTTATGGGGCCATGTCGCCCCTGTGGTGGCTCCTATAGTATGTGTGCCCTAGATCGAGCGCTGTCTTCCTCGTACTGCCAAAGTtgacatatttttcttttctcttcaggTTGTCAGCTTGGAAGCGCTCTTGACCGATCTAAGTTCCTCTGAAGATGAGAAAGATGCTAGCGACCCCTCAGGCTCTGGGTCCGTGTCCGTTCCAGCCCAAGTGACTGAAGCAAATGCGCTCCTACACTCCTTCCTACAATCCCCTTTTCGCGAGGCCGTGGGTGCTGGGAACCTAACAGCCATTGTCGAAGCGCTTAGGACGCTGTTGTCTTTGCCAGACCTCCCTACCCCAATCAAAGAATGGTTGGACGGTGCCGTGGCTTTCATGTTTTATGTAACTGTCTCGGCCCCCTTGCTCTCAACAATGTCTAAGCTCTGGAAGCCGCCCTCAAAGAAGGTGATGCCCTGGAAGAGAAGGTACGAAAGATGCGAGATGATCTCAAGGCAGTTCTGGATGAAGTAAAAGCAGGGTAAGACAAACTAGCCCGCATGGACCAAGACATCCAAGGTTTAAAAGCCCAGCTTGCGAAACTCCGGTCTGATAGGGCCACTCTGGATCAGGAAGTTTAGGGAAAACTGCTTGGTTCCCAAACCGTGTCAATAGAAGCGGCCTCCGTTAAGGCCCAAGCCAAGCAACAAAGGTCACTGAGGCCGAGTCGTGAAGCCAGCTTGGTCGTAGCCAACGAACGCGTGCTAGTGATGGAGAAAAAATGGAGTGAAATCCAAGGATCCACCCCCAAGACTTTTTTAAGTAGGCCTGCATGCCTTCCCTTCCCCCTTTTAAAATGGCCTGAGAAGAACACCAGAACTTtgctttttttcattttctttgctctGTTTCAGCCCGCTTAGGCCGTGTTTCTTTTCCATGAATAGAACTTGCATCTTCCATCTCTCACCTCTTGGCCTTACCTCGGGGTGCTCCATCCCTGCTTTGGCGTCCCACTTTTCATCCCAGATCCCAGATCGTGGGATGAAAAGTTTTAAGGAACTTGTTGTTGATAGGCCTCACCTGGATGTTTCCCTTCAGATCTTGCAGCCTATAGGCTCCTCTTCGTAGTACCTGGCAGACTGTATATGGTCCTTCCCACATTGGGGACCACTTGCCCATACTGGGATCCCTTGCACCAACTGGGAGCACAGCCTTTAAAACGATGTCCCCTTCCTGGAAGTGTTTCAGGCTGATTCTTTTATTGTAGATCGCCGcaaccttcttcttctgaaCTTGCATTTTATCTAGCGCGGCCAACCATTCCTCATCCAAGTCATCAAGCTCGGCTAACATTGCCTCGCTGTAGTCCGTTGGTGTAAGTCCCTGCTGGTACGCCACCCGTGCTGACTTCACACTAATCTCAACTACAAGCACTGCATCATGGCCATATGTCAAAGCAAAGGGCGTAGTAGCCGTGCTGGTCCGTTGTGACGTCCTAAATGCCCAAAGAACTTCAGAGAGCATGTCTGCCCACCTTCGTGGGTTGTCGTCCACAACCTTAGCTAGGCATCCCTTCAGAATCTTGTTACTAGCCTCGGCCTTTCCATTACCTTGTGCGTAGTATGGGGTAGAATGTGTGAACGTTCTCCCCAACTTGGCTGCAAACGCCACGATCTCGTTCGCAGTGAACACGCTCCCATTATCACAAGTGATAGTCTCTGGGAGTCCAAACCTATGGATGATATGGCTCTTGAGGAACTAGATGATGTCAATCTGACTAACTCCCTTCATTGGCACGACTTCAACCCACTTAGTAAAATAATTAGTCACCACATTGATGAAACAATGTCCCTGTATAGCTAAGGGAGTAATCTTCCCTATAAGGTCCATAGCCCACCCCCTGAATGGCCATGGCTTGATAACTGGGTTAAACTCTGCTGCCGACAGTCGCTGCACTGGTCCATGGGTCTGACATGCCCAACATCCCTTAGCATATCTGACGTAATCTGCCGCCATCGTTGGCCAGTAGTACCTGTGGCGCCGAATCAACCATCTCATCTTGGGACCAGCTTGGTGTGCTCCACATATGCCCTCATGTACTTCAGCCATGACCAATGTGGCTTCATTCAGATTGACGCATTTGAGCAGCAAGTCATCTTTCCCCTTTTTATAGAGGTCTCCTCCAATCAGCACGTATCATGTGGCTCTGTCCCTGATCCTTATGTCGAACTCTGGTCCAGGGTTGCTCAAATACTGGGTGATTGGTGTCCGCCAATCAGATTGTGTGTCCTTGACATGATTAACCTCCAGTTGGCTGCCCTCAAGGATAGAAGACCGTGTCTGCCTCTTGATGACGATAGTCCTTTCCAAACTACCCTCTGGTAGCCCGATGCCGGACGCCGCTTGAGCCAAACCGTTCGCGGCCTGATTCCTCGACCGTGGGATGTGGTGAACAACCACGTCCTAGAATCCCTCGATCAGCTTCTTGGCCTATGCAAGATATTCCACCAAGTATTTGCTCTCACACCGATACTCACCGGCCAGCTGCTTAATTACCAATTGTGAGTCTCCAATGATTTCCACAGCGTCGGCCTTAAGGCCGAGAAGTAGGCCCATCCCCAGTACGAGGGCCTCGTACTCAGCCTGGTTGTTAGAACACGAGAAATCAAGCCGAAAGGCCACCTGAGTCTCCGTCCCTTCTGGTGATCGCAGCACAACTCCTGCCCCGGCAGCCTGCTCAGTCTTGGATCCATCAAAGAAGAGCTTCCATGGCGTCAAGCCGATGAGGGGTACTTCCATCATACCCTTTGTTGGCTCAATAGGAGGGTGGTCCACAAGAAAATCTGCTAACGCCTATCCCTTGACTGCTTCCTGGGGAACATACTGGAGAGCGAACTCGATCAGGGCTAGAGTCCACTTCCCAATCCTCCCCCTGGAAATAGGGCGCGTGAGTATGTATTTGATGACATCGGTCTGGCAGACCACATTCACCATAGCCGGAAAGAGATAGTACCTAAGCCTACTGCAGGAGAAGAACAACGCCAAGCAGAGCTTCTTGATGGCAGGGTATTTTCGCTCCACCTTCGTTAAGGCCCGGCTTAGGTAGAGCATAGCCTGTTCTTTTCTGGCCTCATTGTCCTACGCAAGCAGGCTTCCTATTGAGCCTTCCGCCATAGATACATACAACTTCAGAGGCACCCCCTTCCTTGGAGGCATTAGGACTGGAGGCCTCGTCAGGTAAGCCTTTATCTAGTCAAACGCTTCCTGATGAACACTACCCCACCTGAAATCTTCGCCGATTTTCAACTTTAGCAATGGAGAGAAAACCTTCGTCCGACCCGCAGAGTTGGAAATGAAGCGCCGGAGGAAATTCACCTGTCCCAAAAACTTCTGTAGCTCATTTTTGTTCGAGGGCGGCCTTGCctcctggatggccttggccTTATTTTTTTCTACCTCTATCCCCTTCTGATGAACCAAGAATCCGAGGAAGTTGTCGGCCGCCACTCGAAAGGCATACTTCAATGGGTTCATCTTCAGGCCTTGGGTCCTCATCCTGGAGAACACCCTTCTCAAGTGATCAAGGTATTCATGCCGTGCTTTGACTTGATCACTACGTCGTCGATGTAGACTTCAACGAAGGTGCCGATCATGTCATGGAATATCGTATTCATCCCTCTCTGGTAGGTGACGCCGACGTTCTTCAGCCCAAATGGTATAACTAGCCACTCGTACGTTCCCAGAGCTCCTGGACAACGGAAGGCTATCTTTGGAACATCCTCTTCTGTAATAAAGATCTGCTTGTATCCGGTGTGACCATCCATAAAAGACATGATACGATTCTTGGCCGTCGCATTCACCAGCATATCGGCCACCGGCATCGGATACTCATCCTTGGGAGTAGCCTTGTTCAGGTCTCTGAAGTCAATGTATACTCTTAGTAGCTTTGTTCGATACCCATTCCACATACCTGGCGGTTCTAATGAAACCCACCTTAAGCAACCGTTCAATTTCGTCCTTAATTTTCAGAACGACGTCCGACGCCATTCGTCTGGGCAGTTACTTTACCGGTCTCTAATTATCCTTAATGGGCAACCGATGTTCAACCAaatttcggtctaaaccagGCATCTCAGAATAATCCCAAGCAAAGCAATCCTTAAATTCTTTTAATAAACTTATAATTTCCTCCCTTAACTTGGGCGGGAGTAGCCCGCTAACATAGATAGGCCGGTGATCTTTGGCCGTTCCTAAATCTACCTCGACCAACGGATCCTGGACCTCTACCAGcatttcttccatttttggcGGTGCGGGTGGCAGGTCCTGCAGCCTGACTTCAGGATCGGCCACCGTCTGCTCCTTGGCCTAGACCTCAGCCACCACGTTCGCTTTGTAACCTCTGCTCCAGACTTGCAACCGCCAGCCAACACATTATGTCAGCCACAGCCGTCTAGTTTATCTTCATAAATCATCTTAGTAAGTCTTCCTCCGCCATTCCCCGAGATTCGACAGAGCTTCTGTCCGAGGTCCCTTCAGTTGGAACACTTCCTCCAAGACCATGGATGAGGTAACCAAAGAAGTAGGCTTCCCATGCTCATCTACCCCAGTTGGAACACTCCCTACGCATCCGTCATACAAAGCGGCCTCTGCATGGCTAGCGTCAACCATGAATGGCCTATTGTCGGCCATCACCAACTCAATCTTTCCTC containing:
- the LOC122644976 gene encoding uncharacterized protein LOC122644976; this encodes MEVPLIGLTPWKLFFDGSKTEQAAGAGVVLRSPEGTETQVAFRLDFSCSNNQAEYEALVLGMGLLLGLKADAVEIIGDSQLVIKQLAETITCDNGSVFTANEIVAFAAKLGRTFTHSTPYYAQGNGKAEASNKILKGCLAKVVDDNPRRWADMLSEVLWAFRTSQRTSTATTPFALTYGHDAVLVVEISVKSARVAYQQGLTPTDYSEAMLAELDDLDEEWLAALDKMQVQKKKVAAIYNKRISLKHFQEGDIVLKAVLPVGARDPSMGKWSPMWEGPYTVCQVLRRGAYRLQDLKGNIQVRPINNKFLKTFHPTIWDLG